The DNA region AAAGAGAAAAAAGGTTGGCAGAAATCAATCACTTTGCAAAGCATTTCACAACATGACCAATACATATACATATCCCTGTGAGAAATGGTAATGCGGCTCCCACTAAAGCATTGCAACGTACGGGTAAATATTAAGTTAACAACCAACAATACTATTGTAACGTATAGAATTCTTGGCCATAAATTGAGCGTCTCTGCTTTGACGTTTCTGAAGATACTAATTGCCTGCTGCCGATGGCAAGCTCCCACCATTGGCATCCGCTGTTCCAGCCGGGGACAGGGGCGGGCGTGGTCGGAAACGAAGGAAGGTAGAAATTGCCACCTCTCCAGGATTGTTACACTTGAGCAAGTGCCAAGATGGTTTGCTTCTGGAGACTACAGTTTCCAAGTCCTTGGCCATGAGCATAAATGCTTCTACTTTTGTCTGACTTTTGACATGTTTGCTGGAGACAGGAAGTTCGGTGAAACTCTCTGATGCCCAATCGAGAAGCTCTTCCCCGTAAAAGTGACCTTTCCTGAGGGGCTTGGTGGCCATTAATGAGATTCCATTCCCAACTTGACTATCCTTCGACGCGTAAGTCCACATTGTCCCTTCGATAATGAACAGCATGCAGTCGAGCGGATCTCCCTTTCGGAAAACGAAGCTGTTCTCAATGTATGTCACTGGCTTCAGGTAATCGCACATCAATGCCAACACTCTTTCATCCATGTCTTTAAGCTTGTTTACCTAAACACATGCGCGCGCGCAGAGACATATATTATCAGAACAACATTGCAGTGAAAATGGATGCAATTAATAGATAGAGAGAGCATTCGAGGGTTGAAGAACATACTGTTTTTAGTGTATCCATGAAAAGATGGCGTTTTACAGATCTTTTGGTTTGCCAGGGAAGAATAAAAAATGGCTTGTCAACATCAgcatctttgttttttttcaatgttTGCTCAATGCTATTCATGATTTCGTTCTTGATATTATCAGGGAATTTATTTTCGATTATCCACTTGCAGACACCTTGCATCTTCACCTGAATTATCtgtctttcctcttcctcttttatttttgtAGCTTCTTTCAACATATTCACATGAATTATCATCTGTTCTGTAGCTTCTTTCAGCGTATTCACCTGAATTATCATCTGTTCTGTAGCTTCTTTCAGCGTATTCACCTGAATTATCTGTGTTTcctcttttgtttttgtagCTTCTTTCAGCATTAAATTCTGTCTCACCACAAGTAGAATTCATAAGTAAGCTTCTGTCTGCATTAAATTCTCTTTCACCAAAGAACTTAGGTATCTTATACAATTTGAATACCATTCACAAATAATTGTATGCGACAGCGGCCcttaaaaacaaatataataaaacaaatatatagaGAGATTCAGTTCATACCAACCTGCACATTTCCGATGAGATATAAGAACAGTAGCAAGCCAATGATAGAAATAAGAATTGCAAACAAGTTTTCCCAGACATAAGTGCTTGTTGTCAGATTCGTTCCAAAATTACTGCAAAAAAAGTAGTTACTTGATCAAGCAATATATATGGTATTGTGTCTGAGCAAGATATgtttttattcattaatttgaaaaattgtggGCCGTCAGTGCATCTGTGCAAACCTTATATTTCGCAAGCCCCACCAGAAAGAGTAAAGGAACTTCTTTCCAAAGTGGATATGCTCTGTGTTATGATTCTTAAGAGAATCAAGAAATATTCCAAAATTAAATGGTGCTGAAGCACCATCTGGAGTATCGAGCTTGCAATGCTTGTTTAGAAGTGTAATATTTCTCGAAGTAGTAGTTCGATGCCCACAGTAGAAAGTATTCATACATCCAGCAGGATCAAGACTATGATTTGCACATGCACTGTACCAGCATGATGTCTCTCGTTGAATAgaaaagaaataccaaaaagctCCAAGTATCtgcattaaggaaaaattatgTAGGGCAATGCTATGAGTTTTTACATTAACCAAATCGAACACGGAAATTCATGACGAGAGTAAGTTTGAGAGTACATATAAACCGAAAAATGCAAACAAAATCAACGCTAGTCTAACATTTCTAAAAGAAAGTTTAAACCGGCATAAGTGAATACATAATATTGTAATAAAATGACAATTGAGGCGAAACTTACATGACTAGCAAGAATGtagagaaaaaaattgaatagaccTCTAACCCATGGTCCAGCATTCTCTCGAAGTTCCTTGGACGACTGGTGAATTCGAAATATCCTTGGTAGATATTGACCAAGAAGCAAGACATTCAGAGCCTTTTTATGTTCCATATATCCAGCGGCTTTCATTTTGTAAAAAGCAACTACAATTAGCAGCtggagaaaagaaataaaaaggggtTTGAAATCCACTAATTACAGCTAGCTGGTTAAGAATagctcacaaaaaaaaaaaaaaaaaaaaacaaagtttagtTTCTCTTACTTGTGGAACAGGAAGAAGAGCGAGAAAATCATTTATGATAGAAAGAGATGACcacaacaatattttttttgatTTCCGATCCAAATTTCCTCCGGTTTGCAAGGTACTCGAGGCCACAAGTTGCAGTTTATTTGCGGTCTCATTAGCCGTCAACTGTTTGTTCTTTTGAACTCTAAAGGCGTCgtaaattttatatataaaatgcacaaagaaaatgaaatccGTGAGTGATCGCAAAACAAGAACAGTAGTGCTCAGCGTTTTGTCCATTTGAAGGCACTTCTTATCTTGATCAATgattaaaatgtaaaagaacAGAGGATCTAGTGTGACGGCAAACACACAGGACATTACAAATATCACGCTCCATCTGAGAAGGAATTTCCCCTGTTCATCACGAATTCGCATTGTTGGGGCATATCTCGTTGTAGTCCCTGGTTTCCGACTTGAAACgacaaagaaaagaacaaaTTGCACCCCTCAGAATCATGAAGAAACATAAAAAGACCCAGTAGGGTGCTGTTTCGAAGACAATTAGAGTTTATATGGAAATACTAATACATAAACCAGTGGATATGCATGTTTTGTTCATGAGGAAAAAATTAGAGAGACAATTAATATGCAGAAAATTAAATGCTCGGCATTTGAAGGTGTAAGGTGAGATTGAAACACAAGTGACTCAAATTGCCCCAACGCAACATATAAATGAAGGTTGTGCATGAATCTTAATCACAAGTTACAGATATATATCAGTGAAGTATTTTGACCAGccaaaaaatttatattttgaaaaattgtcgtacccagtgcacaaggctcccgctttacgcagggtctgggagaggtgaatgtcggctaaccttacccccatttatggagaggctgctcccaagtcttgaAAAATTACAGACAAAAAATTGCAGTCTTAATGTAAAGAAGTACTAACCCCTCTCCCTGCTTCTCCACATCGAAAGCTTCTCTTCCGTTGGCCATAACTACTCAATTCGTGTTTATGATACACAGTGATGATCAGTATTCCCTGCTAGCCTGGCAGTAAAAATATGTGAtcatcagagagagagagagagagagagagagtttagttACATGGAAGCTTATAGCAACGATACCTGGATTGCTAAGTGTAGGTGGCTTTCAGTTTACAAGGTGGATCGAGTAGAGAGAGAGCGCATCCGAGTGGCAGAAATCGAAGCCTGCTAGTATTTTCTGCAGCAAACAAAAGATTGTTACCGATCCAGGAAATTCCTTTCCGAAAACAAATCAATGTTCTGCCTATTAATGTGCAGTTCATCCGGATTAATTAATGTTTCGTTGAGATTAGTTGTTcaagtttattaaaaaaaaattgacttaataaataaataagcatCGACttcggcaaaaaaaaaaaagaagcatcgACGAAGGTTCCTAATTTTCTTGCATCGACGAAGGTTCCTAAATTCTTCTCTCCCAATTCTCTGTAATTTACTTCTTGTTTTACCGAACCAAATTATGCAAACTTTACAAACCGCGTGGACGGAAGAGTTGGTAAGGGTGAAATCAACAATTCCCATGATCATATTTTAGCACTTCAATCAAACATGACCGAGTCGGACTTGCAGATTAAACAGGCATTTGATGTACCCTTTGATTAGCAGAAATACTCACTTCCATACCTATTTGGATTCACACTTAGGAACCACTATTTATCCAGCAAGAACATATAGGACCATCAATATACATATGTGGATTTACCTCGTGTTTGCTTACTATAATCCAAGTAGCGAACTTATGATAATTAATCATTAACCCGAACACGAACATAACTAATTTATTGTTACTATGAGAAAATGCAAAGTTACAAGAAGGATTAGTTTATGCCGGAATTAATTAAGATTCCGCTGATAAAATATTAAAAGTCAAGCCTCGGGTTGGGATTATTTCAATGTTGTCGTTGGTCCTTAGATGGATGCCAGTGACAATTTTTTGACATATAGAATGGACACATTGTGTGCAAAtccttttagtttaaaaaattatactAGGGTTTAAGCatttcaataattaaaaaacaattatttaatgACTGGAAATCGATATTTGCATGTAATCGCGaaaattatcataataaaagaagGATAATACTTGGGTACTGACTGTTCACCACCCAAAATTTACTGACCTCCAATAAAATAAAGACATCTGTCCATGCACAACCAAACACTATAGTCCTGCAAACCAAACATTCTGCTTCTCCTTCTCTCCGCCCACAGTTCACTCCCGACCAGCAAAAACATTGCAAATTCTTTCACAAAGGCTATCACCCATCTAACCACTATGGAGATCCAAATTAATTAATGGCAGAAATTGTGGCTTCAGGATCTTTCTCGTCGCCACAAACATCACCAGATTGAGATCAAATGGTGAGAGGGACTGTCCTGATTGATGATGACTGGTCGCAATCATCGCCGTCGTCCATAACGGAGGACGACGATCGCAGTCTCTGTAGAAGAAAGGGATCGGTGGGTCGCAGGAAAGAGGGATTGGGGTCACCGGCGAAGAGAGGAGTTGCGGGTGCGTCGCCGGAGATGAGAGGGGATCCAGTGTTCgatgagggagaagaagaatgtTTGGTTTGCAGATAAGGAATGTCTGGTTGTATTGTTAGAGACTTGAAAATGCACATGTGTCTTCATTTTATTGGTCTATTAGAAGATTAATggttaatttaatatttaatttaacaaaacttattgtttgattaaaaaaaaattagtatccgaatattattcataaaaaaattgatGATAATAACTATAAATATACGaaggaatattttttttttcttttcaattcctATGAAGCAATTGGAgtttatgaaaaaaattaaattagaaagcCCTTTGTGGCTTTAGTGGTGACTAAATCAACGCGTTATTACTTTAAGATCGTTATAAAATCGGTTGTGTCCTTCACCCTCTGTCAGTAATAGTATCATGGTTTGAAAAATAATACTTCCACAAAAATAGTAGTGTATCTAGATCTGATATTGATGACTAATTTATCAGATGTTGATGACTATCGTTGGAAGAGTAGTCTTTCTCTTTGTATATGCATTTGGCTCTTGTTTATTATATAGTTATCAACATTTGATAAATTAGTCAACCAAGACAATAGAAACAATGTATAGTTTACAATTGGGGTTGACTCTCTGTTTCATCGCCTTAAAAATAATCAATAATTAAACACTTGCAGttttcttgattaattaattagggaGTAAATTATAGCGATGgtcattcaactaaaaatcaattatcATTGGTCTCTCaattcatcaaaacatatagcTATGATCATTTTTATCAACTCcatcagaattttgtcaaaataagttatgttggaaaaaccattgctccaattgagttagaGTTGAGGaatcatttctccagttgaattaaagttgagagaccattgatacaatttttcttatttgatttttcatatttgccccttgattCAACCTCACTTACATGACACATGCCTCATTTTGACAGAAGTTCTAATGAAGTTGATGAAAATTATCATAGCTctacgttttgataagttgagggaccaatgataataTATTTTTGATTAAataaccattgctccaattaaattaaaattaagaaatcaTTGCTATAATTTACTCTTATTTAGACTCTCATTTACACGTCCAAGTCATCATATATCAAACAAATTAATCAGTAGACGACAAATATATGTTAATTTAATTCATGTTAAAAATGTACGTTAATTCAAGTAATCAAAAGTCACAGTCTCTGACCAAGAGACGACAAATATATGTTAATCTAAGTCCGTGTGTAGTTAGCATTCGGAGACCACCGTTGACGAGTCGTTGGCCATGAGAACATAGGCTTTCACTTTTGTCCGAGTTTTGACGTGCTGGGTGGAGACTGGAACTTTGTATCAAAGCGGGTAGTGAAGCACAATTGAGaatcttcacccaaaaatctgaCCTTTCCCAAGGCGGACGGCGGTTAATATTGCCGGCCGGAGAAGTTGTAGACGAATAGGTCCACACTCAATAATCAAGAGCATGCAATCGAGTGGATCTCCTAGCTATTCGAAAatgataatgctagagagacgaAATCATTTGAtatacaaaatttagtttaatattTTGATCTTCCTAATATTActcttataatatatatatacacacacatatattattgAACTAATATATGTTGAAGCATGTCTCACATCGAAAACCTCATAAAGTTAAATCCTTTCATATTAATAGTTCCATTACTAATTGCATAAAGGTCTTTTCAATACAAACCCTGTACCTGTATGTATGTTTATCTTGATGTTAATTAGTAATGTGTAGCCAACTGACTCTGAAACTTTTGACTAATTTATCAATGTTGGTAAAGCTGAATACAAGTGTGTTGGAAAAGTTGTGCCACCATCTGAAGCCAGTGATGTACAAGGAGAACAGTAGTGCTCAGTGTTTTGTCCATTTGAAGGCACATCTTATCTTGATCAAtgattaaaaggaaaactaattaaaagtgtttgaaaactttgagttttaatgataaggacaaaataaatggtaaagtgaatagtacaaatattgactttttagtgtaaaaatgtggtttttcgttaaaatgaacagtaccggatgcttttcgttaaaattcccatgattaaaatgtaaaagaagAGAGGATCTAGTGAGACGGCAAACATACAGGACATTACAAATATCATACTCCATATAGGAAGGAATTTCCCCTGTTCATCACGAATTCCCTTTATTGGGGCATATAATGCCCTTGTAGTCACTGGGTTCCGAGGTCCTGTAACAGATCTtgggtcgtacccagtgcacaaggctcccgctttacgcagggtctgggagaggtgaatgtcggctagccttacccccatttatggagaggctgctcccaagtctcgaacccgagacctaccgctcatgggcgaagacacTTGCCAAAGAACAAATTGCACCCATCAAAATCatgaaaaaaacataaaaaagatCCAGTAGGATGCTGTTTCAAAGACAATTAGAGTTTATAAGgtatatacataaacaagtgGGTATGCATACGAGAGTTCATGAGAAGAATTAGACAGACAATTAATATGCAGAAAATTAACTGCTTGGCATTTGAAAGCGGAAGGTGAGATTGAAACACGAATGACTTAAATTGCTCCAATGCAACATATAAGCcaaggtttttttatttctatatattttttttttgtgggtcaagGGAAAGATTTTATTAAACAACAAACACACAGTTATAAACAAACAAAGGCCTAAGTTATttttataaacaaacaaaaaaatggcctaaaaacaaagaaaatacagAAAGTGAGCCCAACAACAGTGAAGCCCAAACACAACCGAGAAGCAGCCACAGCGCTCTCCATTGCCAATCTGAGGGCTTGGGATTTGATAAGCCCCCTAATAGTTTAAATTCATGATTCTGGTGGGTGCAATTTGTTCTTTTTTATGTCGTTTAagtagagagggagagagcatTCGAGTGGCAGAAACCGAAGCCTGCTAGCATTTTCTGCAGCAAACAAATTTTCATGCAAATGATGATGTTATATATCGATCCATGAAAGTCCTTTtcgaaaacaaatcaaaagttCTACCTATTATAATATGCAGTTAATCTGGATTAATTAATGCTTCATTGAGACTAGTTGTTCAAGTTCCTTAATTATATTGACTTAGCCGCAGGTAAAAACATtgacttcaaaaaaaaaaaaaaaaagcattgacGAATGTTCTTAATTTTCTTCTCTCCCAAGTCGTtttgtaatgtacttcttgttTTACCAAGCCAAATTATGTAGACCTCACAAAACGCGAGGAACGGAAGAGTTGGGAATCGGATTAGACAAGACCGAGTCGGGAATCGGATTGAAAATAGCACTAAACAACAAACCCTCATGTCCGAAATGCAGATTAAACTGCCATTTGATTAAGACTTCTAGCCTTTGATTGGCAGAAAATATTCACTTCTACTCCTGTTTGGATTCACACTTAACAACCACCGTACAGCCAGCAAGAACATATAGGACCACACCATCAATGTATATATTATTGGATTCGGCTCGTGTTTGCTTACTATAGTCCAAGTTGTGAACATATGATAATTAATCACTAATCAGAACACGAAAACAATTAATTTATTGCTACAGTAAGAAAATGCAAGGATTAGTTTAATTAAGATTCCGCTGAGGAAATATTAAAAGTCAAACTTCACGTCAGTGCTCGGGCTGGATATCGTCTTGGGCCAAGGCAAGATTAATCTTCAATcttcaacataaacatcaattGATATTCCTCCTTGATGACCTTTTTCCTTGTCACCATTTCTTTTAGATCCACCATTAGCACGCTGCTTAAAGTTGCCTTTACTTTTGGTGTAGAGCGATTCCTCCTCACCTCTTAATGAGACCTCTGCCATTTGCTTTGCCAAAGCTTCTTGATCTGCAAGCAAATTCTCAAACTCAACAAGTGATGGTTGGATCTGCCATCCTTGTAC from Malus domestica chromosome 01, GDT2T_hap1 includes:
- the LOC103444117 gene encoding cyclic nucleotide-gated ion channel 1-like, with amino-acid sequence MANGREAFDVEKQGEGRKPGTTTRYAPTMRIRDEQGKFLLRWSVIFVMSCVFAVTLDPLFFYILIIDQDKKCLQMDKTLSTTVLVLRSLTDFIFFVHFIYKIYDAFRVQKNKQLTANETANKLQLVASSTLQTGGNLDRKSKKILLWSSLSIINDFLALLPVPQLLIVVAFYKMKAAGYMEHKKALNVLLLGQYLPRIFRIHQSSKELRENAGPWVRGLFNFFLYILASHILGAFWYFFSIQRETSCWYSACANHSLDPAGCMNTFYCGHRTTTSRNITLLNKHCKLDTPDGASAPFNFGIFLDSLKNHNTEHIHFGKKFLYSFWWGLRNISNFGTNLTTSTYVWENLFAILISIIGLLLFLYLIGNVQNLMLKEATKTKEETQIIQVNTLKEATEQMIIQVNTLKEATEQMIIHVNMLKEATKIKEEEERQIIQVKMQGVCKWIIENKFPDNIKNEIMNSIEQTLKKNKDADVDKPFFILPWQTKRSVKRHLFMDTLKTVNKLKDMDERVLALMCDYLKPVTYIENSFVFRKGDPLDCMLFIIEGTMWTYASKDSQVGNGISLMATKPLRKGHFYGEELLDWASESFTELPVSSKHVKSQTKVEAFMLMAKDLETVVSRSKPSWHLLKCNNPGEVAISTFLRFRPRPPLSPAGTADANGGSLPSAAGN